The Heliomicrobium gestii region CAGAAAGGTCCATGCCAAGCCCCAGACGCACCGGATCAGGAGCAAAGGGAGAAAGCCTTTTACAAATCCGTAGGATAATGTCGTAGCAAACGCCAACGCAGCGGCGAGAAGCACCCCTTGTCGGGTGCTGATTTTTTTGTATAGCCAACCGACAATTGGATTCAAGGGCAATCGGATCAAACGATTGATAGATAAGAGAACGCCGACTTCCCATAAGGAACTTAGCCCGGCCTCTTGCCAATGGGTCGGGAGGACAATGTATAGCATGGAGTCGCCGATCAGGCAAACGGCGGTAAGCAGGGCGATGACGATGATCGGTTTCATTTTAGAATCAACGAGGTGGATAGGCCATCCGCTCCTTTCCCGCCAACTGTAATCTATTGAAGAGCGCCATGTAAAACGCATAATTCCGTGATACAATATCGAAAAGTTCTATATTTGAAGGGGAAAGACATGGACACATTGGGCATCGAGGCATTTCTGGCGATTATCCAAACGCGAAGCCTGACCAAGGCAGCGGAACTGCTTCATCTGTCACAATCGACGGTCAGTTATCGGCTGCAGGGTTTAGAGCGATCATTGGGCGCAACGTTGGTCGAACGCAGGAAAGGCGTCCCGACGATCAGCTTGACGCCTTTCGGAGAAAGCTTTGTTACCTTAGCGGAACGGTGGAATATGCTAAAAAGGGAAATTACCCTGTTACAGTCCACAGGCCCGCAGGTTTGCCTAACGATCGGCGCCGCGGACAGTTTGAATGTGTATGTATTGCCACCGCTTTATCAGATCTTCAGTCAACAATGCCCCTCCGTTCGTTTGCAGATTTGTACGCAACATACGATGGAGTCCTATGAGAGCATGGAGCGCAAAGAAATCGATGTGGCCTTTGTAAAGATGGAGAGGGTGGCGCCCGGCATCGTCGTTGAGCCCTTTTATGTGGACGAGATGGTGGTCGTTCGACGCCGAGGAGAAGAGAGAACACCGGCGGATATTGTTTCACCGCTCGAATTAGACTGCCAACAGCAGATCTATTTCAACTGGGGGCCATCCTATCAGATGTGGCACGACCGGTGGTGGGATGCCAACAGCCCCTCTTGCCTCCAAGTCGATGCTGCCGCACTGATCTTTTCGCTGATGTGGGATGCGCGCCAATGGGCGATTGTCCCCCAATCGATCGCAAAGGCATGTGCCCAGAAGGATGTATTTGTCG contains the following coding sequences:
- a CDS encoding LysR family transcriptional regulator codes for the protein MDTLGIEAFLAIIQTRSLTKAAELLHLSQSTVSYRLQGLERSLGATLVERRKGVPTISLTPFGESFVTLAERWNMLKREITLLQSTGPQVCLTIGAADSLNVYVLPPLYQIFSQQCPSVRLQICTQHTMESYESMERKEIDVAFVKMERVAPGIVVEPFYVDEMVVVRRRGEERTPADIVSPLELDCQQQIYFNWGPSYQMWHDRWWDANSPSCLQVDAAALIFSLMWDARQWAIVPQSIAKACAQKDVFVVQRLSDPPPPRVCYQLTPKTPDPVKASAIDRLNQFVQSIFPPNNTQQGR